A genomic stretch from Shewanella sediminis HAW-EB3 includes:
- the folP gene encoding dihydropteroate synthase, producing the protein MFQIISGNKSLSLEKPLVMGILNVTPDSFSDGGEYSSFELACKHADEMVEQGASLIDIGGESTRPGAADVNLCEELSRVIPLVEYIAQRHDVWISIDTSKAEVMKQAVEAGAHLINDVRALQEPGALEMAAKLRVPVCLMHMQGQPRSMQTAPVYSDVVDEIKLFFEQRIQACCDAGLKREQLLIDPGFGFGKSLAHNYELLNRLEEFKSLGAPILVGLSRKSMMGNLLSRDVSGRLAGSLAGAMLSAQRGADILRVHDVPETVDVLKVLDATRHFGQLQ; encoded by the coding sequence GTGTTTCAAATTATCAGTGGTAACAAAAGCCTCTCTCTCGAAAAGCCATTAGTGATGGGTATCCTCAATGTCACCCCCGATTCGTTTTCCGATGGTGGTGAATATTCCAGCTTCGAATTAGCATGCAAGCATGCCGATGAGATGGTCGAACAAGGTGCGAGCTTAATCGATATCGGTGGTGAGTCGACAAGACCCGGTGCCGCCGATGTAAACCTATGCGAAGAGCTTAGCCGAGTGATCCCTCTGGTTGAGTATATTGCTCAGCGTCATGATGTTTGGATATCTATCGATACCAGCAAAGCCGAAGTGATGAAGCAAGCAGTAGAAGCGGGCGCTCATCTTATCAACGACGTACGTGCGCTACAAGAACCCGGCGCTCTAGAGATGGCGGCCAAGTTACGAGTCCCTGTTTGTTTGATGCATATGCAAGGGCAACCCAGAAGTATGCAGACAGCACCTGTCTATAGCGATGTTGTGGATGAAATAAAACTTTTTTTTGAACAGCGTATTCAGGCGTGTTGCGATGCGGGACTGAAACGAGAGCAATTGCTTATTGACCCGGGGTTTGGTTTCGGCAAATCTTTAGCGCATAATTATGAGTTACTCAACAGGCTCGAGGAGTTCAAGTCATTGGGTGCACCAATACTTGTCGGCCTATCTCGTAAGAGTATGATGGGGAACCTGCTTAGCCGTGATGTGTCTGGGCGTCTTGCTGGAAGTTTGGCTGGTGCCATGCTCTCGGCTCAGCGAGGTGCGGACATTCTCAGAGTACACGATGTCCCTGAGACGGTGGATGTGTTGAAGGTGCTGGATGCGACGCGTCATTTCGGTCAGTTGCAATAG
- the glmM gene encoding phosphoglucosamine mutase, producing the protein MYVRKFFGTDGIRGKVGAGKMTPELALKLGWAAGRVLSRSGTKKVIIGKDTRISGYLFESAMEAGLSAAGLNVMLMGPMPTPAVAYLTRTFRAEAGVVISASHNPYYDNGIKFFSNDGSKLDDEVELEIERELDKPLTCVESHLLGKVSRIDDAPGRYIEYCKGNFPAEHTLHGLKIVVDCAHGATYHIAPSVFRELGAEVIAIGDKPDGLNINHEVGATSMGKIRETVIGENADLGIALDGDGDRIMMVNRHGKVIDGDEILYILAYDAQSRGVLRGGVVGTLMSNLGLDLALQELDIPFDRSNVGDRYVMTMMKEKGWRIGGENSGHILNLDHGTTGDGIVAGILVLAAMRRRNATLEELTENIKMLPQVLVNVRFEGAHNPLESEQVLAAKSEVEALLGERGRVLLRKSGTEPLIRVMVEGDVEADVIKHANYIADAVRNLV; encoded by the coding sequence ATTTACGTGAGAAAATTTTTTGGAACTGACGGCATTCGAGGTAAGGTCGGTGCGGGTAAAATGACGCCCGAATTAGCGCTAAAGCTTGGATGGGCTGCGGGGCGAGTATTATCCAGATCCGGTACTAAGAAAGTCATTATCGGTAAAGACACCCGAATTTCAGGTTATCTTTTTGAATCGGCGATGGAAGCGGGTTTATCGGCTGCCGGACTTAACGTGATGTTGATGGGCCCTATGCCCACGCCAGCGGTCGCCTACTTAACGCGTACCTTCAGAGCCGAGGCCGGTGTGGTGATCAGTGCATCTCATAACCCCTACTATGATAACGGTATTAAGTTTTTCTCAAACGACGGTAGTAAGCTCGATGATGAGGTTGAGCTGGAGATCGAACGTGAACTCGATAAGCCCCTGACCTGTGTCGAGTCGCATCTGTTGGGCAAGGTGTCACGTATAGACGATGCACCGGGACGTTATATCGAATACTGTAAGGGGAACTTCCCTGCCGAGCATACTCTGCATGGTTTGAAGATTGTTGTGGATTGTGCCCATGGCGCAACCTATCACATAGCACCAAGCGTATTTAGAGAATTGGGCGCCGAGGTGATAGCCATAGGTGATAAGCCAGATGGTCTGAATATCAACCATGAAGTGGGTGCCACTTCTATGGGGAAAATCCGTGAAACCGTTATTGGTGAAAATGCCGATCTGGGTATCGCGCTAGACGGTGACGGCGATCGGATCATGATGGTTAACCGTCATGGTAAAGTCATCGATGGTGATGAAATCCTCTATATTCTGGCTTATGATGCCCAATCGCGAGGTGTCTTGCGCGGCGGCGTGGTTGGAACACTGATGTCAAACTTAGGTCTGGACCTTGCTCTGCAGGAGCTGGATATCCCGTTTGATCGCTCTAACGTGGGCGATCGCTATGTGATGACCATGATGAAGGAGAAGGGCTGGCGTATCGGTGGTGAAAACTCGGGTCATATCTTGAATCTGGACCATGGCACTACCGGCGATGGTATCGTTGCCGGTATTTTGGTATTAGCTGCGATGCGTCGACGTAACGCCACGTTAGAGGAGCTGACCGAGAACATTAAGATGTTACCTCAGGTGCTGGTCAATGTCCGGTTCGAGGGGGCACACAACCCACTCGAGTCAGAACAGGTCCTGGCTGCAAAGAGTGAAGTCGAAGCACTACTGGGTGAACGCGGTCGTGTATTGCTGCGTAAGTCAGGAACTGAGCCCCTGATTAGGGTCATGGTCGAGGGCGATGTCGAAGCCGATGTGATAAAACACGCCAATTATATTGCCGATGCGGTTAGAAACTTAGTTTAA
- the rpsO gene encoding 30S ribosomal protein S15, which translates to MSLNAEQTATILAEFGRSEGDTGSTEVQVALLTAQINHLQGHFKEHKHDHHSRRGLLRMVNTRRKLLAYLKRTENVRYQELIKKLGLRR; encoded by the coding sequence ATGTCACTAAATGCTGAACAAACTGCAACAATCCTGGCTGAATTCGGTCGTAGTGAAGGCGATACTGGTTCTACTGAAGTTCAGGTAGCTCTTTTAACTGCACAGATTAACCATCTGCAAGGTCACTTTAAAGAGCACAAGCATGATCATCACTCACGTCGTGGTCTTTTACGTATGGTAAACACACGTCGTAAACTTCTTGCATACCTGAAGCGTACTGAAAATGTTCGTTACCAGGAACTAATCAAGAAGCTAGGTCTACGTCGTTAA
- the tpiA gene encoding triose-phosphate isomerase — translation MALRRPMVAGNWKMNGSAQLALELFNKFATKLQDDSAEVVLCPPSIYLESVRQQLDANKDALNGCLVRMGAQNLSQHDFGAYTGEVSGQMLKDSGCRYVIIGHSERRRMYGETSDIVAEKFAAAQKHGLTPILCVGESGPAREARRTFEVIAEELDVVIEKNGTMAFDNAIIAYEPLWAVGTGKSATPEQAQEVHAFIRKRLSEVSPYIGENIRILYGGSVTPSNAADLFAQPDVDGGLIGGVSLNSTEFLSLCSIAMSA, via the coding sequence ATGGCACTCAGACGTCCAATGGTCGCTGGTAACTGGAAAATGAATGGCAGTGCGCAATTAGCGCTGGAGTTATTCAATAAATTCGCTACTAAGCTTCAAGATGATTCAGCGGAAGTGGTCTTATGCCCACCAAGCATATATCTAGAAAGTGTACGTCAGCAGTTAGACGCTAATAAAGACGCTTTAAATGGTTGTCTTGTCAGAATGGGCGCACAAAACCTGAGTCAACATGACTTCGGTGCTTATACTGGTGAAGTGTCAGGGCAGATGTTAAAGGATTCAGGATGCCGATATGTTATTATCGGACACTCCGAACGTCGCCGTATGTACGGAGAGACGAGTGATATCGTTGCTGAGAAGTTTGCAGCAGCACAAAAACATGGTTTGACCCCAATACTTTGTGTTGGTGAGTCCGGTCCAGCTAGAGAAGCGAGAAGAACTTTTGAAGTTATCGCCGAAGAGTTAGATGTGGTCATTGAAAAAAATGGCACCATGGCATTTGATAACGCGATTATCGCCTATGAGCCTTTATGGGCTGTAGGAACCGGTAAGAGTGCTACGCCAGAGCAGGCACAGGAAGTTCATGCGTTTATACGCAAACGCCTCTCTGAAGTGTCTCCATATATTGGAGAAAATATCAGGATTTTGTACGGTGGTAGCGTAACACCGAGTAATGCTGCAGATCTATTTGCACAACCTGATGTAGATGGTGGATTGATTGGCGGTGTGAGCTTAAACTCTACCGAGTTTCTAAGTTTATGTTCCATAGCGATGAGCGCATAA
- the truB gene encoding tRNA pseudouridine(55) synthase TruB: MARRPRGRFIDGILLLDKDTGMSSNFALQRVKRIFNAAKAGHTGALDPLATGMLPICLGEATKFSQHLLDADKRYTVTAKLGERTDTSDSDGEVVQTRPVNFSQELLMESLDYFRGETMQVPSMYSALKYQGQPLYKYAREGIEVPREARPINVFELNFISLEGDELTLDIHCSKGTYIRTITDDLGEMLGCGAHVIMLRRTQVAEYPYERMVSLEQLNEMVAKAEAEEIEPKTVLDPLLLPMDTAVSKFKEINLSDNVAPYLMNGNPVQAPVIDGLDDGEIVRITIGDEHKFVGIGSMNGDGLLAPKRLIVVRDPSSESN, from the coding sequence ATGGCTCGTCGTCCTCGTGGTCGCTTTATCGATGGAATACTACTCCTGGATAAAGATACAGGCATGAGTTCGAACTTTGCTCTGCAGAGGGTAAAGCGCATTTTTAATGCAGCTAAAGCGGGCCATACCGGTGCGCTGGACCCATTAGCAACGGGCATGCTTCCTATCTGCCTTGGAGAGGCGACAAAGTTCTCTCAGCATCTTCTTGACGCCGATAAGCGATATACCGTAACGGCTAAGCTTGGGGAACGAACGGATACCAGTGATTCTGACGGCGAAGTGGTACAGACCCGTCCCGTTAATTTTAGCCAAGAGCTATTGATGGAGTCATTGGATTACTTTCGTGGTGAAACCATGCAAGTCCCTTCCATGTACTCGGCGCTCAAGTATCAAGGTCAACCTCTGTATAAATATGCCCGTGAAGGCATAGAGGTTCCCAGAGAGGCACGTCCAATCAATGTATTTGAGCTTAACTTTATCAGCCTGGAAGGCGATGAGTTAACGCTGGATATTCATTGCTCTAAAGGGACTTATATTCGCACTATCACCGATGATCTTGGTGAGATGTTAGGTTGTGGCGCTCATGTGATCATGTTACGCAGAACGCAGGTTGCTGAATATCCTTACGAGCGTATGGTCAGCCTTGAGCAGCTTAACGAGATGGTGGCCAAAGCCGAGGCTGAAGAGATAGAGCCTAAAACTGTGCTGGACCCCCTGTTATTGCCTATGGACACGGCTGTCAGCAAGTTTAAGGAAATTAACTTATCTGACAACGTTGCGCCATATTTGATGAACGGAAACCCTGTTCAAGCGCCTGTAATCGATGGGCTTGATGACGGGGAAATAGTTCGGATCACCATTGGCGATGAACATAAATTTGTTGGTATTGGTTCTATGAATGGTGATGGCTTATTAGCACCTAAACGCTTGATTGTGGTGCGTGATCCATCTTCTGAGTCAAACTGA
- the rimP gene encoding ribosome maturation factor RimP, giving the protein MATIENRLEEMLKSPVEALGHTLWGLEYVQAGKHSILRVYIDNEKGIFIEDCAETSRQVSAVLDVEDPISTEYTLEVSSPGVDRPLFKAEQYAAYIDETVKIQLTMPVAGSRNLKGTITGIEGQMLSLTVDGNELIIALDNIRKGNLIAKF; this is encoded by the coding sequence TTGGCAACTATAGAAAATAGACTGGAAGAGATGCTTAAATCTCCAGTTGAAGCACTTGGCCACACGCTTTGGGGTTTGGAGTATGTTCAAGCAGGCAAACACTCAATCCTACGAGTATATATAGATAATGAAAAAGGCATTTTCATCGAAGATTGTGCCGAAACCAGCCGTCAGGTCAGTGCTGTGCTCGATGTTGAGGATCCCATTTCAACCGAATACACATTAGAAGTTTCCTCTCCCGGTGTAGACAGGCCGCTATTTAAAGCTGAGCAATATGCTGCTTACATCGATGAGACTGTAAAGATTCAACTGACTATGCCTGTTGCGGGTAGTCGTAATTTAAAGGGGACCATCACAGGTATTGAGGGGCAGATGCTCTCATTGACAGTCGATGGTAACGAACTGATTATTGCTTTGGATAATATCCGTAAAGGCAACCTAATCGCTAAGTTTTGA
- the rbfA gene encoding 30S ribosome-binding factor RbfA — MAREFSRTRRIAQQLQQELAQVLQRDMKDPRIGFVTVNDVDVSRDLSYAKVYVTFFEEDEKLVQEKVEALDAAAGYIRSLVAGRMKLRVMPELRFIYDSSLVEGMRMSNLVSRVISDDEAKQKQHGDQQDVSQSSDDKSEGED, encoded by the coding sequence ATGGCAAGAGAATTTAGTCGAACACGTCGTATTGCACAGCAGTTACAACAAGAGTTGGCTCAAGTGTTACAGCGTGATATGAAAGACCCTCGTATCGGTTTTGTTACAGTCAATGACGTTGATGTATCACGTGACTTGAGCTACGCGAAGGTTTATGTGACTTTCTTTGAAGAAGACGAAAAGCTTGTTCAAGAGAAGGTTGAGGCGTTAGATGCTGCTGCCGGTTACATACGTTCATTAGTCGCAGGGCGTATGAAATTGCGGGTCATGCCTGAACTTCGTTTTATCTACGACAGCTCGTTGGTAGAAGGCATGCGTATGTCTAACCTGGTTTCTCGTGTGATCAGCGATGATGAAGCAAAGCAGAAGCAACATGGTGATCAGCAAGATGTATCGCAAAGCAGCGATGACAAGTCGGAAGGTGAAGACTAA
- the nusA gene encoding transcription termination factor NusA: MNKEILLVTEAVSNEKGVPREKIFEALEIALATATKKKYEGDIEVRVEIDRKTGAYETFRRWMVVEDTGEPLENPFSEITLEAAQFEEPEIQLGEYIEDDIESVVFDRITTQTAKQVIVQKVREAERAQIVDQFKDKEGELITGVVKKSNRESVVVDLGSNADAVLFKEDLISRESFRPGDRVRALLFAVRPEARGAQLFLTRTKPDMLIELFRVEVPEIADEMIEIMGAARDPGSRAKIAVKSNDRRIDPIGACVGMRGARVQAVSNELNGERVDIVLWDDNPAQYVINAMAPADVASIIVDEDNHSMDIAVEADSLAQAIGRNGQNVRLATQLSGWELNVMTVADMQAKHQAESAKVVNLFVTSLEVDEDFAQVLADEGFTSLEEVAYVPASELMDIDGFDEDIVETLRERAKAAISTRALASEEALDGAEPSEDLLALEGLERHLAFVFASKGVITLEDLAEQGIDDLIDIEELTEEKAGELIMAARNICWFGDEE; the protein is encoded by the coding sequence ATGAATAAAGAGATTCTGCTAGTCACTGAGGCGGTTTCAAATGAGAAAGGTGTTCCTCGCGAAAAGATTTTCGAAGCGCTGGAAATAGCCTTAGCTACAGCAACTAAGAAAAAGTATGAAGGTGACATCGAAGTTCGTGTCGAGATCGATCGTAAGACGGGTGCTTATGAAACTTTCCGTCGTTGGATGGTTGTTGAAGACACAGGTGAGCCTTTAGAGAACCCTTTTAGTGAAATTACACTGGAAGCCGCTCAATTTGAAGAGCCTGAAATTCAGCTTGGCGAGTATATCGAAGACGATATCGAATCAGTGGTATTCGACCGTATTACGACTCAAACTGCGAAACAAGTGATCGTACAGAAAGTACGTGAAGCCGAACGAGCTCAAATAGTCGATCAGTTTAAAGACAAAGAAGGTGAGTTAATCACCGGTGTCGTTAAGAAGAGTAATCGCGAAAGTGTCGTGGTCGATTTGGGCAGCAATGCAGATGCAGTGTTGTTTAAAGAAGATCTGATTTCTCGTGAAAGCTTCCGTCCTGGTGACCGTGTTCGTGCATTGCTATTTGCCGTTCGTCCTGAAGCTCGTGGCGCTCAACTGTTCTTGACTCGTACTAAGCCGGATATGCTGATTGAGCTTTTCCGTGTAGAAGTGCCGGAAATTGCCGATGAGATGATCGAGATCATGGGTGCCGCTCGTGATCCTGGTTCACGCGCAAAGATCGCTGTTAAATCCAATGACCGTCGTATCGATCCAATCGGTGCCTGTGTTGGTATGCGTGGTGCTCGTGTACAGGCCGTTTCGAATGAGCTTAATGGTGAGCGTGTCGATATCGTGCTTTGGGACGATAACCCAGCTCAGTATGTGATCAATGCAATGGCTCCGGCCGATGTAGCTTCTATCATCGTTGATGAAGATAACCACTCGATGGATATCGCCGTTGAAGCCGATAGCTTAGCGCAGGCAATTGGCCGTAATGGTCAGAACGTTCGTTTGGCGACTCAACTTTCTGGTTGGGAACTTAACGTGATGACAGTTGCCGATATGCAAGCTAAGCATCAAGCTGAAAGTGCAAAAGTTGTGAACTTGTTCGTTACTTCTTTAGAAGTCGATGAAGATTTCGCACAAGTGCTTGCAGATGAAGGCTTTACCTCGCTGGAAGAGGTTGCTTATGTGCCAGCATCTGAGCTTATGGACATTGATGGATTCGACGAAGATATCGTTGAAACCTTAAGAGAGCGCGCTAAGGCTGCGATCTCTACTCGTGCACTCGCTTCAGAAGAAGCCCTTGATGGTGCCGAGCCAAGTGAGGACCTACTTGCACTCGAAGGTCTAGAGAGACATCTAGCGTTTGTATTCGCGAGTAAAGGCGTTATTACACTAGAAGATTTAGCCGAACAAGGCATTGATGACTTGATCGACATTGAAGAATTGACAGAAGAAAAGGCTGGTGAGCTCATCATGGCAGCCCGTAATATCTGTTGGTTTGGCGACGAAGAATAA
- the secG gene encoding preprotein translocase subunit SecG, translating into MYEVLMVVYLVVAIGLVGLILIQQGKGADMGASFGAGASATLFGSSGAGNFLTRSTAVLAIGFFALSLTIGNLSANHTKSEDAWKDLSSDAAQVTEQVTEQVKQESEKSEEKIPD; encoded by the coding sequence ATGTACGAAGTATTAATGGTTGTTTACTTGGTGGTTGCAATTGGTCTAGTAGGACTGATTCTAATCCAGCAAGGTAAAGGTGCTGACATGGGAGCCTCTTTTGGCGCCGGTGCATCAGCTACTCTGTTCGGTTCATCAGGTGCTGGTAACTTTTTGACCCGTTCAACTGCAGTTTTAGCGATTGGTTTTTTTGCTCTTAGCCTGACTATCGGCAACTTGAGCGCTAACCATACTAAGTCTGAAGATGCATGGAAAGATTTGAGCTCAGATGCTGCTCAAGTTACCGAACAGGTAACAGAGCAAGTTAAGCAAGAGAGCGAAAAGTCTGAAGAGAAAATTCCAGACTAA
- the infB gene encoding translation initiation factor IF-2 — MADTTVEKLASEVGKSADRLVEQFSEAGIKKSKADTVSESEKQQLLEFLKKQHGGESAPTKMTLQRKSVSTLSVGSGSASKDVKVEVRKKRTFVKRDPAADAEAEAAAKAEAEVKAAEEAASKAKADAEAKAKAEAKAKADAEAKEKAKASAAEKAKPVAVTAEEKAAQDEADKLQAAKDTAAKAKADEEAKAAAEIARKLAEENSARWAEEEKQRKESEKTGDHHVTTSTEARAAEDTADANAEKRGRRPRKATPAPAAAPANTGKGKRRGGKDNRRDSRNARGGRNARNNRSVAPESMDHAFTKPVAAVKTDVSIGETVSVSELASKMSIKATEIIKQMMKMGSMVTINQVLDQETAQLVAEEMGHKVVLTRENELEHQVLADRDANIQAESRAPVVTIMGHVDHGKTSLLDYIRRAKVASGEAGGITQHIGAYHVETDNGMITFLDTPGHAAFTAMRARGAQATDIVILVVAADDGVMPQTIEAIQHAKAGGVPLIVAVNKIDKPEADPERVKSELSQHGVMSEDWGGNNMFVHVSAKSGEGIDELLEGILLEAEVLELKAIKEGMAAGVVVESKLDKGRGPVATVLVQEGTLKQGDIVLCGLEYGKVRAMRDENGRAIKEAGPSIPVEILGLSGVPSAGDEATVVRDERKAREVALYRQGKFRDVKLARQQKSKLENMFANMVEGEVQELNIILKADVQGSLEAIADSLNKLSTDEVKVNIIARGVGGLTETDASLAAASNAIMIGFNIRADAQARKVIDAESVDLRYYSVIYHLIDEVRNAMSGLLAPEFKQVILGLAEVRDVFKSPKIGAIAGCMVTEGTIKRSAPIRVLRENVVIYEGELESLRRFKDDVADVRNGMECGIGVKNYNDVRVGDQIEVFETIEIARSLEE; from the coding sequence ATGGCAGATACAACAGTAGAAAAGCTGGCCAGTGAAGTAGGAAAAAGTGCAGACAGATTAGTTGAGCAGTTTTCCGAGGCCGGTATTAAGAAATCTAAAGCTGACACGGTTTCCGAGTCAGAAAAGCAACAATTGCTAGAATTTTTGAAGAAGCAACATGGCGGCGAATCGGCTCCAACTAAAATGACACTACAGCGTAAGTCAGTGTCTACCTTGAGCGTAGGTTCTGGTAGTGCTTCAAAAGACGTAAAAGTTGAAGTTCGCAAGAAGCGTACTTTCGTTAAGCGTGATCCTGCTGCAGATGCTGAAGCTGAAGCGGCTGCGAAAGCGGAAGCAGAAGTTAAAGCTGCTGAAGAAGCGGCTTCAAAAGCGAAAGCCGATGCCGAAGCTAAAGCTAAAGCAGAAGCCAAGGCTAAAGCCGATGCCGAAGCGAAAGAGAAGGCTAAAGCCAGCGCTGCTGAGAAAGCTAAGCCTGTAGCGGTTACCGCCGAAGAGAAAGCGGCGCAAGATGAAGCCGACAAGCTTCAAGCTGCAAAAGATACAGCTGCTAAAGCTAAGGCTGATGAAGAAGCCAAAGCGGCTGCAGAAATCGCGAGAAAGCTTGCTGAAGAAAACTCTGCTCGTTGGGCTGAAGAAGAGAAACAACGTAAAGAATCAGAGAAGACTGGTGATCATCACGTAACGACTTCTACAGAGGCGCGTGCAGCGGAAGATACTGCCGATGCTAATGCCGAGAAGCGCGGTCGTCGTCCTCGTAAAGCTACGCCTGCACCAGCGGCTGCACCAGCAAATACTGGTAAAGGCAAGCGTCGTGGCGGCAAAGATAACCGTCGTGATAGCCGTAATGCACGCGGTGGACGTAATGCCCGTAACAATCGTAGTGTCGCGCCTGAGTCTATGGACCATGCATTCACTAAGCCTGTTGCCGCAGTTAAAACTGATGTAAGCATTGGTGAAACGGTTTCAGTTTCTGAACTGGCATCTAAGATGTCAATTAAGGCCACTGAAATCATCAAGCAGATGATGAAGATGGGCTCTATGGTTACGATTAACCAGGTGCTTGATCAAGAAACTGCTCAACTTGTTGCCGAAGAGATGGGACATAAAGTTGTTCTGACACGTGAAAACGAACTAGAACATCAAGTGCTTGCGGATCGTGACGCTAATATTCAAGCCGAATCACGTGCTCCGGTTGTGACTATCATGGGTCACGTTGACCACGGTAAGACCTCACTACTTGACTACATTCGTCGTGCTAAAGTTGCCTCAGGCGAAGCCGGTGGTATTACCCAGCATATCGGTGCATACCACGTTGAAACTGACAATGGCATGATCACTTTCCTCGACACTCCTGGTCACGCGGCATTTACTGCCATGCGTGCTCGTGGTGCGCAGGCAACTGATATCGTTATCTTGGTTGTTGCAGCAGATGATGGCGTTATGCCACAGACAATTGAAGCGATTCAACACGCGAAAGCGGGTGGCGTACCTCTGATTGTTGCAGTGAACAAGATTGATAAGCCAGAAGCCGATCCTGAGCGTGTGAAGAGTGAACTTTCACAGCACGGTGTTATGTCTGAAGACTGGGGCGGAAACAACATGTTTGTTCACGTTTCAGCTAAGAGCGGTGAAGGTATCGATGAGCTGCTTGAAGGTATTCTTCTTGAAGCTGAAGTACTCGAGCTTAAGGCTATTAAAGAAGGCATGGCTGCAGGTGTGGTTGTTGAGTCTAAGTTGGATAAGGGCCGTGGCCCGGTTGCAACTGTATTGGTTCAGGAAGGTACACTTAAGCAAGGCGATATCGTTCTTTGTGGTCTGGAATACGGTAAAGTTCGTGCTATGCGCGATGAAAATGGCAGAGCTATCAAAGAAGCCGGTCCGTCAATTCCTGTAGAGATCTTAGGTCTTTCAGGTGTACCGTCTGCAGGTGATGAAGCGACAGTGGTTCGTGATGAGCGTAAAGCTCGTGAAGTTGCACTCTATCGTCAAGGTAAATTCCGTGATGTTAAGCTTGCACGTCAGCAGAAGTCTAAGCTTGAAAACATGTTTGCTAACATGGTTGAAGGTGAAGTTCAGGAACTAAACATCATCCTTAAGGCTGATGTACAAGGTTCACTCGAAGCGATTGCAGACTCGTTGAACAAGCTTTCAACTGATGAAGTTAAAGTTAATATCATCGCCCGCGGCGTTGGTGGTTTGACTGAGACTGACGCTTCACTCGCTGCAGCTTCTAATGCCATTATGATCGGTTTCAACATTCGTGCCGATGCACAGGCTCGTAAAGTTATTGATGCTGAAAGTGTAGATCTACGTTACTACAGCGTTATCTATCATTTGATTGATGAAGTCAGAAATGCGATGAGCGGTCTACTTGCTCCTGAATTTAAGCAAGTGATTCTTGGTCTTGCTGAAGTTCGTGATGTGTTTAAGTCTCCTAAGATTGGTGCTATCGCCGGTTGTATGGTTACTGAAGGTACCATCAAGCGTAGCGCACCAATTCGCGTACTTCGTGAAAACGTTGTTATCTATGAAGGTGAGCTAGAGTCACTTCGTCGATTTAAAGATGACGTTGCTGATGTTCGTAACGGAATGGAATGTGGTATCGGTGTGAAGAACTATAATGATGTCAGAGTTGGCGATCAGATAGAGGTCTTCGAAACAATCGAAATAGCACGCTCCTTAGAAGAGTAA